Proteins found in one Lepisosteus oculatus isolate fLepOcu1 chromosome 22, fLepOcu1.hap2, whole genome shotgun sequence genomic segment:
- the wsb2 gene encoding WD repeat and SOCS box-containing protein 2 isoform X1: protein MELNPSDLKPKGETATLIGELKPVHPQLLDGRAGCETWSVEFSPDGSYFAWSLGHGIVKLLLWPIEQISDVGLQRSTACKNHICNAARKSHVNKEKTLDCGQTVWSLAFGPRLSKQAENQRDDAKAGPSSGLSSSLLLATGLNNGIIKVWEVKTGHLLFNLTEHRDVVRDLTFAPNGSLILVSGSRDKTLRIWDLTKDRKKAHVLTGHGNWVYSSCISPDCSIIASVCGHNQVYLWSLRSYTFIRYLEGKHCLISCDFSPDGALLITAAFSKELILWDPYTGEALRKLSHCFSPEYFPAPPDVSMRAVRFSPEGLYFASVAEDRAVRIWALGIDSPVMENCYTGVHVSNGLCCAFHPQGGVVATGTRDGYVQFWSTPRIVPSLRHLSRVSLRHSVSTYQVMALPIPNKMKDFLTYRTLARCHESSELHHLQDVVSLN, encoded by the exons ATGGAACTCAACCCATCTGATTTAAAACCGAAGGGAG AGACTGCCACGTTGATTGGTGAACTGAAACCAGTTCACCCTCAACTCCTGGATGGAAGAGCAGGTTGTGAGACCTGGAGTGTGGAATTCTCCCCAGATGGCTCTTACTTTGCTTGGTCACTGGGTCATGGAATCGTGAAGCTTCTTCTCTGGCCAATAGAACAGATCTCTGATGTGGG GCTTCAGAGGAGTACAGCTTGCAAAAACCACATCTGTAATGCAGCCAGGAAGAGCCATGTTAACAAAGAGAAGACTTTAGACTGTGGACagactgtgtggagtttggcaTTTGGACCGCGCTTATCGAAACAAGCAGAAAATCAGAGAGATGATGCGAAGGCTGGACCATCTAGTGGTCTGTCATCAAGCTTGCTCCTTGCCACAGGTCTTAATAATGGAATTATTAAGGTCTGGGAGGTTAAAACAG GTCACCTTCTTTTTAACCTAACTGAGCACCGGGATGTGGTGAGAGATTTGACCTTTGCTCCCAATGGAAGCCTGATACTTGTTTCTGGTTCACGAGATAAGACACTGCGCATCTGGGACTTAACCAAAGACC GTAAAAAGGCACATGTGCTGACTGGCCATGGAAATTGGGTGTATAGCTCTTGCATCTCACCTGACTGCAGTATAATTGCTTCTGTTTGTGGACACAACCAA GTATACTTATGGAGCCTGCGATCATACACCTTCATCCGATACCTGGAGGGCAAGCACTGTCTCATTTCATGTGACTTCTCACCAGACGGAGCTCTGCTGATTACAGCCGCCTTCTCCAAGGAGTTAATACTGTGGGATCCCTACACTGGGGAGGCACTGAGGAAGCTGAG tcatTGCTTCTCTCCGGAGTATTTTCCTGCTCCTCCTGACGTATCGATGAGAGCTGTGCGCTTCTCACCTGAAGGCTTGTACTTTGCCTCAGTTGCTGAGGACAG GGCTGTGCGGATCTGGGCTCTGGGAATTGACAGTCCAGTAATGGAAAACTGTTACACTGGCGTCCATGTTTCCAATGGGCTGTGCTGCGCATTCCACCCACAAGGTGGCGTTGTCGCAACAGG GACAAGAGATGGTTATGTTCAGTTCTGGAGCACACCAAGGATTGTGCCAAGCCTTCGCCACCTGAGTCGCGTATCCCTTCGGCATTCTGTGTCCACGTACCAGGTGATGGCTCTTCCCATTCCCAACAAAATGAAGGACTTCCTCACGTACAGAACCCTGGCAAGGTGCCATGAAAGTAGTGAACTGCATCACTTGCAGGATGTTGTATCCTTGAATTAA
- the wsb2 gene encoding WD repeat and SOCS box-containing protein 2 isoform X3, producing MELNPSDLKPKGGKTSNPLQRSTACKNHICNAARKSHVNKEKTLDCGQTVWSLAFGPRLSKQAENQRDDAKAGPSSGLSSSLLLATGLNNGIIKVWEVKTGHLLFNLTEHRDVVRDLTFAPNGSLILVSGSRDKTLRIWDLTKDRKKAHVLTGHGNWVYSSCISPDCSIIASVCGHNQVYLWSLRSYTFIRYLEGKHCLISCDFSPDGALLITAAFSKELILWDPYTGEALRKLSHCFSPEYFPAPPDVSMRAVRFSPEGLYFASVAEDRAVRIWALGIDSPVMENCYTGVHVSNGLCCAFHPQGGVVATGTRDGYVQFWSTPRIVPSLRHLSRVSLRHSVSTYQVMALPIPNKMKDFLTYRTLARCHESSELHHLQDVVSLN from the exons ATGGAACTCAACCCATCTGATTTAAAACCGAAGGGAGGTAAGACGTCTAACCC GCTTCAGAGGAGTACAGCTTGCAAAAACCACATCTGTAATGCAGCCAGGAAGAGCCATGTTAACAAAGAGAAGACTTTAGACTGTGGACagactgtgtggagtttggcaTTTGGACCGCGCTTATCGAAACAAGCAGAAAATCAGAGAGATGATGCGAAGGCTGGACCATCTAGTGGTCTGTCATCAAGCTTGCTCCTTGCCACAGGTCTTAATAATGGAATTATTAAGGTCTGGGAGGTTAAAACAG GTCACCTTCTTTTTAACCTAACTGAGCACCGGGATGTGGTGAGAGATTTGACCTTTGCTCCCAATGGAAGCCTGATACTTGTTTCTGGTTCACGAGATAAGACACTGCGCATCTGGGACTTAACCAAAGACC GTAAAAAGGCACATGTGCTGACTGGCCATGGAAATTGGGTGTATAGCTCTTGCATCTCACCTGACTGCAGTATAATTGCTTCTGTTTGTGGACACAACCAA GTATACTTATGGAGCCTGCGATCATACACCTTCATCCGATACCTGGAGGGCAAGCACTGTCTCATTTCATGTGACTTCTCACCAGACGGAGCTCTGCTGATTACAGCCGCCTTCTCCAAGGAGTTAATACTGTGGGATCCCTACACTGGGGAGGCACTGAGGAAGCTGAG tcatTGCTTCTCTCCGGAGTATTTTCCTGCTCCTCCTGACGTATCGATGAGAGCTGTGCGCTTCTCACCTGAAGGCTTGTACTTTGCCTCAGTTGCTGAGGACAG GGCTGTGCGGATCTGGGCTCTGGGAATTGACAGTCCAGTAATGGAAAACTGTTACACTGGCGTCCATGTTTCCAATGGGCTGTGCTGCGCATTCCACCCACAAGGTGGCGTTGTCGCAACAGG GACAAGAGATGGTTATGTTCAGTTCTGGAGCACACCAAGGATTGTGCCAAGCCTTCGCCACCTGAGTCGCGTATCCCTTCGGCATTCTGTGTCCACGTACCAGGTGATGGCTCTTCCCATTCCCAACAAAATGAAGGACTTCCTCACGTACAGAACCCTGGCAAGGTGCCATGAAAGTAGTGAACTGCATCACTTGCAGGATGTTGTATCCTTGAATTAA
- the wsb2 gene encoding WD repeat and SOCS box-containing protein 2 isoform X2 — protein MRFLSCPLQGSHGHRHTHTRARLQRSTACKNHICNAARKSHVNKEKTLDCGQTVWSLAFGPRLSKQAENQRDDAKAGPSSGLSSSLLLATGLNNGIIKVWEVKTGHLLFNLTEHRDVVRDLTFAPNGSLILVSGSRDKTLRIWDLTKDRKKAHVLTGHGNWVYSSCISPDCSIIASVCGHNQVYLWSLRSYTFIRYLEGKHCLISCDFSPDGALLITAAFSKELILWDPYTGEALRKLSHCFSPEYFPAPPDVSMRAVRFSPEGLYFASVAEDRAVRIWALGIDSPVMENCYTGVHVSNGLCCAFHPQGGVVATGTRDGYVQFWSTPRIVPSLRHLSRVSLRHSVSTYQVMALPIPNKMKDFLTYRTLARCHESSELHHLQDVVSLN, from the exons ATGAGATTCCTGTCCTGTCCATTACAGGGCTCAcacggacacagacacactcacaccagggccag GCTTCAGAGGAGTACAGCTTGCAAAAACCACATCTGTAATGCAGCCAGGAAGAGCCATGTTAACAAAGAGAAGACTTTAGACTGTGGACagactgtgtggagtttggcaTTTGGACCGCGCTTATCGAAACAAGCAGAAAATCAGAGAGATGATGCGAAGGCTGGACCATCTAGTGGTCTGTCATCAAGCTTGCTCCTTGCCACAGGTCTTAATAATGGAATTATTAAGGTCTGGGAGGTTAAAACAG GTCACCTTCTTTTTAACCTAACTGAGCACCGGGATGTGGTGAGAGATTTGACCTTTGCTCCCAATGGAAGCCTGATACTTGTTTCTGGTTCACGAGATAAGACACTGCGCATCTGGGACTTAACCAAAGACC GTAAAAAGGCACATGTGCTGACTGGCCATGGAAATTGGGTGTATAGCTCTTGCATCTCACCTGACTGCAGTATAATTGCTTCTGTTTGTGGACACAACCAA GTATACTTATGGAGCCTGCGATCATACACCTTCATCCGATACCTGGAGGGCAAGCACTGTCTCATTTCATGTGACTTCTCACCAGACGGAGCTCTGCTGATTACAGCCGCCTTCTCCAAGGAGTTAATACTGTGGGATCCCTACACTGGGGAGGCACTGAGGAAGCTGAG tcatTGCTTCTCTCCGGAGTATTTTCCTGCTCCTCCTGACGTATCGATGAGAGCTGTGCGCTTCTCACCTGAAGGCTTGTACTTTGCCTCAGTTGCTGAGGACAG GGCTGTGCGGATCTGGGCTCTGGGAATTGACAGTCCAGTAATGGAAAACTGTTACACTGGCGTCCATGTTTCCAATGGGCTGTGCTGCGCATTCCACCCACAAGGTGGCGTTGTCGCAACAGG GACAAGAGATGGTTATGTTCAGTTCTGGAGCACACCAAGGATTGTGCCAAGCCTTCGCCACCTGAGTCGCGTATCCCTTCGGCATTCTGTGTCCACGTACCAGGTGATGGCTCTTCCCATTCCCAACAAAATGAAGGACTTCCTCACGTACAGAACCCTGGCAAGGTGCCATGAAAGTAGTGAACTGCATCACTTGCAGGATGTTGTATCCTTGAATTAA